GTTAGCGATGACTTGAGTAACGCCGTTGTGCTCAACCACTAAGGGAGTCGCCCATGTCGTTTGTTCGTCGCGGTCGATCTTCCATTTGGTATCGCCGGTTTTTGCACTCAGGTTCGCGATGAATGATGGGCCTTCGTGGTCCCAGGTGACAATCAGGTTATCGCCGTGGACGGTAAGCGAAGTGCCTTCGCCGAAACTGTTGCGGGTTTGCATGTCGCCGAGGTCGCGTTTCCAAATCTGGTTGCCGTCGAGGTCGTAACAGAAGATGCCCTGCGAGCCGAAAGTGACGTAAAGAAACTCTCCGTCCGTGGTGGGCGAGCCAGAGGCGTAGGTGTTGGTGCCGTGTGTGCCTTCATGCGGCACCGTCTCCGCTGCGGTCTTTTGCCAGATCACCTTGCCGCTGTCGCGGTCAAAACAGATCACGTCGAATTTGTAATATTTCGACGGGGCCCTGCCGTCGGCTTGTGCGCCTTCTTTTGCTTTGGCGGTTTCGATGGCGGTGGTCACAAAAACCTTTTTGCCCCAGATGATTGGCGTCGAAGAACCGTTGCCGGGAATTTCGACTTTCCATTTGATGTTTTTGTCTTCGTTCCAGGTAGTGGGCGGATTGGCGTTTTGAGCGGCGCCGTTATAGAGCGGCCCGCGCCAATGGTGCCAGTTGTTCATTTTTTCCGACTCAAAATCTGCGGAAACAATTGGCGCTGATACGAAGCAAATAAATATAAAGATTACAAAATGCTTTGTCATACAACATCTCCTTTTTTTATTCTTGACTCTGTATATAAATAATTGAATTTCAATTTAAAGGTTCTTCCAAAAACTGATCGCTTCCGTGCGGGCTTTCAGGCCCTTTTGCAACAATGTCATTGACTTAAAACTTTTAGCCCCCCTTTTTAAGGGGGGACGGCGCTGAAAGCGCCAGGGGGGATTCGGGCGCAACACGTTGCGCCTCTACAGGGCTGATATTTTTGATTTCGTCGCATCAAGGTCTGCCCTCACTTCGCGACGCCTTGGCTTGCCACCCCTTAAGTCAATGACATTGCCTTATGCACAGGCGCTCCCAGAGTTGCACCCATGCCAGAATTGGTTTGTCAATTTTTGATATGTCAGATTTCTTTTTTGTAATCAAAATTATGACCATCCATCAATGCAAGTATTCGATTACAGGATGAATCAAATTAACATTTTTAAAAACAAAAAACGCCGCTTCGAGTTCGGGCGTCGAAGCGGCGTCATGATGTGAGGTTTACCCGGAACTATGGAGTATGTCGGGCTCGCGTTTCAATTTGTTCCGCAGTTTTTTCATCAATCAAAAAAATGTCAAAATCATATGCAAACGCCTGCGGCGCAATTTGGTATTTGCGCAAAGGTTTGGCGCCCCAACTGTTGATTCCACCGACGCCGCGCTGCTTAAGGTCAATATTCACAGTGATGTAGTCGCGCTCCGGCAGAGTATTGGTGTGGTCGGCTTCTGCCAGATCGTTTTGAGAATATGGCCACGCACTTACATTGAGCCATGATGCGCCCGCTTTGATGAGCAAGCCTTCTCCGCTGTTGTCCGTCAACGCAGCCCAGCGCACATCCGTCCGGTTGCCATAATCCTGGGGTTTGATGTAGGGGAAGGGATCAACCTCGACTGGTTCGCGATAGAGGCCGACATTGGCGCTGGTGAAGCGGTCGGGATAATTCTCATGCGGGCCGCGTCCCAGCCATGTCAGATTGTCGAAGCCGCTGGTTATGGTCATTTGCATACCAACGCGGGGGATTTCAGGCAATGTCTCGTCGGGATACATTTTGAAAGTCACATGAATGGCGCCGTCGCCCGCGAACGCATATTCGATTTGATATTTCACCTTGCCGTCGATCATGGTTCCATCTGTAGAAACCGTTGCGCTGAATTCACCGAATTGTTTCGCCTCGACAGAACCGACCACGCGTTGCGGCGCTGCGGTTTTCCACACGCCGGAGTCATGCAGCATCATATCGCGGCTGGCGGAATCATTGTCGGTTTGCGCCCGCCAGAAATTGGGAACCAGCGGCGCGACCAATAACTCTTCGCCTTCTTCTTGAATCGACTCGATCACGCCGGACTTTTTACCAATGGTCACAGCCAATTCGCCGTTCTGGACGATGATGCGATCCGGTAATTCTTCAACGACAACTTCTTCGCGTTCGGGCGCCATGATATCAAGTCGCGCGCTTTTGATGGGGAGTTTGAATTGTTGCCATGCGACGATGTGTCCGCGTTTGGCCCAGGTGGCGTTGTCCATCAATTCAAATTGAATGTTCACGAAATACTCGACGCCAGATTCCGGTTCGATTGTCTGAATGGGAAGGTTGACGATGGTTTCTGTTTGCGGTTGCAAGTCGATGGGGGCGATCTTGCCTTTTTGAATCACGCGCCCGTTGGCGGTAACTTCAAACGTCGGTTGAAACTGGTTTAAGTTAATGAAGAAATATTTATTTTTGATTGTCACGGAACCTTGAGTGAGGTTTACCGCTTCGACGCCGATGTTCTGATAGACTTTTTTGACTTCGGGCGTTCCCGGGCCGGGGGTGCGGTCGGGCCGGACGACGCCGTTGTCAAGGAAGTTTTCGTCTGATGGAACGTCGGCGGGGCCGAAGTCGCCGCCATACGCCCAAAACTCGACGCCGTTGTCATCCGTCTTTCGCAATGACTGGTCAACCCAATCCCAAATAAAACCGCCCTGCAAGACGGGATAGGCTTCGATCACGTCCCAGTAATCTTGAAAGTTGCCGATGCTA
This genomic interval from Candidatus Hinthialibacter antarcticus contains the following:
- a CDS encoding PQQ-binding-like beta-propeller repeat protein — its product is MTKHFVIFIFICFVSAPIVSADFESEKMNNWHHWRGPLYNGAAQNANPPTTWNEDKNIKWKVEIPGNGSSTPIIWGKKVFVTTAIETAKAKEGAQADGRAPSKYYKFDVICFDRDSGKVIWQKTAAETVPHEGTHGTNTYASGSPTTDGEFLYVTFGSQGIFCYDLDGNQIWKRDLGDMQTRNSFGEGTSLTVHGDNLIVTWDHEGPSFIANLSAKTGDTKWKIDRDEQTTWATPLVVEHNGVTQVIANGAKRAISYDVKDGSIIWQCGGQTGNPIPTPFARNGIAYVSSGWRGAALYAIPLDSKGDITGTDKIAWSHNNDTPYVPSPVLIQDRIYFTKDRNPIMSCVNADTGKVILPAARLPELLGNMYASPAASGDKVFFTTRDGTTLVLKIGEETKPLSVNKLDDEIDASPVMVGDSLFLRGKDYLYCIEAS